A single genomic interval of Chitinophaga sp. 180180018-3 harbors:
- a CDS encoding XRE family transcriptional regulator, whose amino-acid sequence MTEDIIIQISNKIKEKRKAKGITIQELADRAEVSKGLISQIENNRTVPSLLVLINIIKALRLDMNEFFNEIDQQTQTAKVIIKQKASYQEFEKEPTKGFVYKRVLTKNVKNFPVDIVLLELKKNAHRSQTVKTDAYEYKYIIKGTVEYLIDNEKYVLEEGDSLFFDGRLGHKPSNIGSDNALILVVYFFLESDK is encoded by the coding sequence ATGACAGAGGATATTATTATTCAAATCAGCAATAAGATCAAGGAGAAAAGAAAGGCCAAAGGTATTACTATCCAGGAACTGGCCGACAGGGCAGAAGTGAGTAAAGGACTGATTTCACAGATCGAAAATAACAGAACGGTGCCCTCGCTGCTCGTGCTGATCAATATCATTAAGGCCCTCCGCCTCGATATGAACGAGTTCTTTAATGAAATTGACCAGCAGACGCAAACCGCCAAGGTGATCATCAAACAAAAGGCTTCCTACCAGGAATTCGAAAAAGAACCCACTAAAGGATTTGTATATAAACGCGTGCTGACCAAAAACGTGAAGAACTTTCCGGTAGATATCGTACTGCTGGAACTTAAAAAAAATGCCCACCGGTCACAGACTGTTAAAACAGACGCCTACGAATACAAATACATTATTAAAGGAACCGTTGAATACCTGATCGATAACGAAAAATATGTGCTGGAAGAAGGCGATTCCCTCTTTTTTGACGGCCGCCTCGGACATAAACCCTCCAATATAGGCTCCGATAACGCCCTTATCCTCGTTGTCTATTTCTTCCTGGAAAGCGATAAGTAG
- a CDS encoding MarC family protein yields the protein MFSIDQILAVTFTLFAVIDIVGSIPVLVSLKEKLGHIDAGKATLASGFLMILFLLVGEPFLKLLSVDVHSFAVAGSIVIFVIGLEMILGMELFKSDADAKAGSVVPIAFPLVAGSGTLTTIMSLKANFGQYNILAGICLNLVIVYMVLRSLNYIERMLGKAGLMVLRKFFGVILLAIAVKIFKSNINL from the coding sequence ATGTTCAGTATCGACCAAATTCTGGCAGTTACGTTTACGTTATTTGCGGTCATAGATATTGTAGGCTCCATTCCTGTACTTGTTTCACTGAAAGAGAAACTGGGTCATATTGATGCCGGGAAAGCCACGCTGGCGTCGGGTTTTCTGATGATACTGTTTCTGCTGGTAGGGGAACCGTTCCTGAAGTTATTAAGTGTGGATGTACATTCTTTTGCTGTAGCGGGTTCTATCGTAATTTTCGTGATCGGGCTGGAAATGATACTGGGAATGGAACTATTCAAGAGTGATGCGGATGCCAAGGCAGGGAGCGTGGTACCCATCGCCTTCCCGCTGGTGGCGGGCTCCGGAACACTGACAACGATCATGTCATTAAAGGCCAACTTCGGGCAGTATAATATACTGGCCGGGATCTGTCTGAACCTGGTTATTGTTTACATGGTGTTACGCAGTCTGAATTATATAGAACGTATGCTGGGCAAGGCGGGTTTGATGGTGCTGCGTAAGTTTTTCGGGGTTATTCTGCTGGCGATTGCGGTCAAAATCTTTAAAAGTAATATCAATCTTTAA
- a CDS encoding SusC/RagA family TonB-linked outer membrane protein has protein sequence MQSNLLRAFLRQLGASLLLLFLTLSVHAQHVIKGKVVAGDDRQPVIGASIRVKGSNRGATTDAAGNFSLSANSTDVLEVSFIGYLPAQYPVKDATDISITLQPDKKALDEVVVTALGIRKEVKRVGYAVQEVKGADLVKAREPNPVNGLVGKVAGLTVGASAELLAAPAVKLRGNNINLYVVDGVPINSDTWNISPDDIESYTVLKGVTASALYGSRGLNGAIMITTKKGTKDKRGVSIDFNSSTMFEKGFNAIPKVQDEYGPGDHGKYAFVDGKGGGTNDGDYDVWGPKFEGQLIPQYDSPVDPVTGKRTPTPWIARGKNNLQRFLRTGMLSTNNIAVSSHSEKADLRFSISHSYQKGIVPNTSLNITNFNISAGYNFSPRLRLDAYMNYNRQYSDNFPDVTYGPNSLIYNILIWAGADWSMDDMRNYWQPGKEGIQSIYAEYQRYHNPWFMTYEWLRGHYKTDINGYAKLNYKLTDKLELLARTQITSYDLMRNEKVPYSAHPYGMEEGKGNYREDKRSMFENNTDVLLSYANTFPNKIGIRASVGGNARSFKYNSSFVTTNYLNAPGWYGFANTRDPLFATNYNAPMLVLSAYGYVDVDLGKYATISLTDRLDKASNLPLKNNVYSYPSVAVSSALSDYLPLPSAISFLKVRASYANVKGGFTQATIGATPLASYPLGYGTEYQSSYDGPIYNSAYYDVAPVYQNQAGATFTQIIANPDLRPFATKVFETGVDVRFLKNRIGIDGTYFTSANGPQIYDVLVPSATGFSKNRINGVNTRKVGYELTLNGSPIRNPNGFNWNITANWSTYVERYVKITDTENLLNAFVGVGDRVDKLYGSKFVRTSDGKIINGADGRPIIAPTQQFLGYGNADWVWGVNNSFSYKGVSLSFQFDGRVGGNMIDYIQQQTFRGGRNILTVQGAMGDARYQDYKGVKSYLGQGVVVSNGIPIQYDNNGNVTNYDKLQYTPNGTKTFLQDYISFYYKTNEANVISKTFAKLREVTLGYTLPASMLRGTFIRNASVSFVGRNLFYFAKNKDVDIDQYPGADQISSLQTPTTKRFGFNINLSF, from the coding sequence ATGCAATCAAATCTACTTCGTGCGTTCCTCAGGCAGCTGGGCGCCTCACTATTGCTGCTATTCCTTACCCTATCTGTACATGCCCAACATGTAATCAAAGGTAAAGTTGTTGCCGGCGACGACCGGCAGCCGGTTATCGGAGCTTCTATCCGGGTGAAAGGCTCCAACCGCGGTGCTACTACCGATGCCGCCGGTAACTTCTCACTATCCGCCAACAGCACGGATGTACTGGAAGTGAGCTTCATCGGCTACCTGCCTGCTCAATACCCCGTAAAAGATGCTACTGACATATCTATCACCCTGCAACCCGATAAGAAAGCCCTGGATGAGGTAGTGGTAACGGCATTGGGCATACGAAAAGAGGTAAAACGGGTAGGGTATGCTGTACAGGAAGTAAAAGGGGCCGACCTGGTTAAAGCCAGGGAACCTAACCCCGTAAATGGCCTGGTAGGGAAAGTAGCCGGTCTTACCGTAGGAGCTTCCGCCGAGCTGCTCGCTGCTCCTGCTGTGAAGCTGAGAGGAAACAATATTAATCTCTATGTGGTAGACGGCGTACCTATCAACTCCGATACCTGGAATATCTCCCCGGACGATATTGAAAGCTATACCGTACTCAAAGGTGTTACTGCTTCCGCCCTGTACGGCTCCCGTGGCCTCAACGGCGCTATTATGATCACAACAAAAAAAGGGACTAAAGATAAACGTGGTGTGTCCATCGACTTCAACTCCAGCACCATGTTTGAAAAGGGATTCAATGCCATCCCTAAGGTACAGGATGAGTACGGCCCTGGTGACCACGGTAAATATGCATTTGTAGATGGTAAAGGTGGTGGTACCAATGATGGTGACTATGACGTATGGGGACCGAAATTTGAAGGCCAGCTGATACCGCAGTACGACAGCCCCGTAGATCCTGTTACCGGGAAACGTACGCCCACTCCGTGGATAGCCCGGGGTAAAAATAACCTGCAGCGCTTTCTGCGAACAGGGATGCTGAGCACTAACAATATCGCCGTATCGTCGCACTCCGAAAAAGCCGATCTCCGATTTTCCATCTCGCATTCCTATCAGAAAGGCATCGTGCCCAACACCTCTTTAAACATCACCAATTTCAATATCTCCGCTGGTTATAACTTTTCACCCCGCCTCCGCCTGGATGCTTATATGAATTATAACCGCCAGTATTCAGATAACTTCCCCGATGTTACCTATGGCCCGAACAGCCTGATCTATAATATCCTGATCTGGGCTGGTGCCGACTGGAGCATGGACGATATGCGCAATTACTGGCAACCCGGAAAGGAAGGTATTCAATCCATCTATGCCGAATACCAACGCTATCATAACCCCTGGTTTATGACCTACGAGTGGCTCCGCGGCCATTATAAAACAGATATCAATGGCTATGCTAAGCTGAACTACAAACTCACCGATAAACTGGAACTGCTGGCCCGTACACAGATTACCAGCTACGACCTCATGAGAAATGAGAAGGTGCCGTACTCTGCTCACCCCTATGGTATGGAAGAAGGGAAAGGTAATTACAGAGAAGACAAACGATCTATGTTCGAGAATAATACAGATGTACTGCTCTCTTACGCCAACACTTTCCCGAATAAGATTGGCATCAGGGCTTCTGTTGGAGGTAACGCACGCTCTTTCAAATATAATTCCAGCTTTGTTACCACCAATTACCTGAATGCGCCAGGCTGGTACGGTTTTGCTAACACCAGAGATCCGCTGTTTGCAACAAATTATAATGCTCCGATGCTGGTGCTGAGCGCTTACGGATATGTGGATGTTGACCTGGGCAAATACGCTACCATCTCACTCACCGACCGTTTAGATAAGGCCTCCAACCTGCCACTGAAGAACAACGTATATTCGTATCCGTCAGTAGCGGTGAGCTCCGCCTTGTCCGACTACCTGCCATTGCCATCCGCCATTTCTTTCCTCAAGGTAAGAGCCTCTTATGCTAACGTGAAGGGTGGATTCACACAGGCCACTATCGGTGCCACTCCGCTGGCCTCTTATCCATTGGGATATGGTACTGAGTACCAGTCTTCATACGACGGCCCTATCTACAACTCTGCCTACTACGATGTAGCTCCTGTATACCAGAATCAGGCAGGCGCCACTTTTACACAAATAATCGCCAACCCCGATCTGCGACCCTTTGCTACTAAAGTATTTGAGACAGGTGTGGATGTCCGTTTCCTGAAGAATCGGATTGGTATAGACGGAACCTATTTTACCAGTGCTAACGGCCCGCAGATATATGATGTACTGGTGCCTTCAGCTACCGGGTTTTCCAAGAACCGTATTAATGGCGTAAATACCCGCAAAGTAGGGTACGAGCTAACCTTGAATGGTAGCCCGATCAGGAACCCCAATGGCTTCAATTGGAATATAACCGCTAACTGGTCGACCTACGTGGAAAGATATGTGAAGATTACAGATACGGAAAATTTACTGAATGCCTTTGTGGGAGTGGGTGACAGGGTAGATAAATTATATGGCAGCAAATTCGTGAGAACGTCCGATGGAAAGATCATCAATGGTGCCGACGGGCGTCCTATTATCGCACCTACGCAGCAGTTCCTCGGTTATGGTAATGCCGACTGGGTTTGGGGCGTGAATAACAGTTTTAGCTATAAAGGTGTAAGCCTCAGCTTCCAGTTCGATGGCCGTGTAGGAGGTAATATGATCGATTACATACAACAGCAAACTTTCCGCGGTGGACGCAATATTCTGACAGTACAGGGCGCTATGGGAGATGCACGTTATCAGGATTACAAAGGCGTGAAATCATACCTCGGACAGGGAGTGGTGGTCAGCAACGGTATTCCTATTCAGTATGATAATAACGGTAATGTTACCAACTATGATAAACTGCAGTATACTCCCAATGGTACGAAAACCTTCCTGCAGGACTATATCAGCTTTTATTACAAGACCAACGAAGCCAACGTGATCAGCAAAACATTTGCAAAACTGAGAGAAGTAACCCTGGGTTATACATTGCCGGCTTCTATGCTGAGAGGAACATTTATCCGTAATGCCAGTGTATCGTTCGTAGGCAGGAACCTGTTTTATTTTGCAAAGAATAAAGATGTGGATATAGACCAGTATCCGGGTGCTGACCAGATCTCTAGCTTACAGACACCTACTACTAAACGATTTGGCTTTAATATCAATCTTTCTTTCTGA